One window of Acidobacteriota bacterium genomic DNA carries:
- a CDS encoding ion transporter has translation MTELDFERLLARDGVAPWRVRVARWIESPRPQAFITAVIVLNAIVLGLETDAGWRTAHGPVLVAVDRLCLAIFVVELIVKLSVYRGLFWLNGWNVFDAAVVGVALVPGVGPWAVLRSLRVLRVLRLLTVVPQLRRVVAAFLHAIPGLVGVIAVMSTFYYTAGVLATTIFGPTHEAWFGTLGRSLYTLFQVMTLESWSMGIVRPVMEQHPWAWAFFIPFIVVATFTILNLFVGIIVSTMQELATLPDPSRPADDVVQALARIEASVRDLRAQIERSPGP, from the coding sequence ATGACCGAACTGGATTTCGAGCGCCTGCTCGCGCGCGACGGCGTGGCGCCGTGGCGGGTCCGCGTCGCGCGCTGGATCGAATCACCTCGCCCGCAGGCGTTCATCACGGCGGTGATCGTCCTCAACGCCATCGTGCTCGGCCTCGAGACCGACGCCGGCTGGCGCACCGCCCACGGACCGGTGCTCGTCGCGGTCGACCGGCTGTGCCTGGCGATCTTCGTGGTCGAACTGATCGTCAAGCTCTCCGTCTATCGCGGGCTCTTCTGGCTCAACGGCTGGAACGTGTTCGACGCCGCTGTCGTCGGCGTGGCGCTCGTGCCCGGCGTGGGGCCCTGGGCGGTGCTCCGGTCGTTGCGCGTGCTGCGCGTCCTCCGGCTCCTCACCGTGGTGCCGCAACTGCGACGGGTCGTCGCCGCCTTCCTGCACGCGATCCCGGGACTGGTCGGCGTCATCGCCGTGATGTCGACCTTCTATTACACGGCCGGCGTGCTCGCCACGACCATCTTCGGCCCGACGCACGAGGCCTGGTTCGGCACGCTCGGCCGCAGCCTGTACACGCTCTTCCAGGTCATGACGCTCGAGAGCTGGTCGATGGGCATCGTCCGGCCGGTGATGGAGCAGCACCCCTGGGCGTGGGCGTTCTTCATCCCGTTCATCGTCGTCGCGACGTTCACGATCCTGAACCTGTTCGTCGGCATCATCGTGTCGACGATGCAGGAACTGGCGACCCTGCCCGACCCGAGCCGACCGGCGGACGATGTGGTGCAGGCGCTCGCGCGCATCGAGGCGAGCGTGCGCGACCTGCGTGCGCAGATCGAGCGGTCGCCAGGGCCCTGA
- a CDS encoding PDZ domain-containing protein, translated as MRRLGCVGAACLVLAMSAPQASAQLTNCSTVSQNLFVRDVLSDIYLWYQFLPQVNPAQFPSPEAYLEAVRFRERDAAFSYVTSRASSDAFFSESQFIGYGFSMQTTADALRVLQVFDESPAAEAGLARGDRIVEINGRSVASLVETGEIGLAFGPAVEGIVTAIVFQPREGEPRSATMTKRPVTIPTVSQVKVFEDDGRRIGYVFFRNFVRPSFVALDEAFAVLREAGVSELVLDLRYNGGGLVDVAVHLASLIGGVATRDAVFAEYRHNDRNSWRDVALRFGDPEDALGLSRLVVITTRASASASELVINALRPFMPVTVVGDRTFGKPVGQYVVPFCDKVVAPVSFTMVNAAGEGDFFDGLAPQCVAADDADR; from the coding sequence ATGCGACGACTGGGATGCGTTGGTGCGGCGTGCCTCGTGCTGGCGATGTCGGCGCCCCAGGCGTCGGCCCAGCTCACCAACTGCTCGACGGTGAGCCAGAACCTGTTCGTCCGGGACGTGCTCTCGGACATCTATCTCTGGTACCAGTTCCTGCCCCAGGTGAACCCGGCGCAGTTTCCCTCGCCCGAGGCCTATCTCGAGGCCGTCCGCTTCCGCGAGCGTGACGCCGCCTTCAGCTACGTCACCTCGCGCGCGTCGAGCGACGCGTTCTTCTCCGAGAGCCAGTTCATCGGCTATGGCTTCTCGATGCAGACGACCGCCGACGCGCTGCGCGTGCTGCAGGTCTTCGACGAGAGCCCGGCGGCCGAGGCGGGCCTCGCGCGCGGCGACCGCATTGTCGAGATCAACGGGCGCAGCGTCGCGAGCCTGGTCGAGACCGGCGAGATTGGTCTCGCGTTCGGGCCGGCGGTCGAGGGCATCGTCACCGCGATCGTGTTCCAGCCGCGGGAGGGCGAGCCCCGAAGCGCCACGATGACCAAGCGCCCGGTGACGATTCCGACCGTCTCGCAAGTGAAGGTCTTCGAGGACGACGGCCGGCGCATCGGCTACGTGTTCTTCCGCAACTTCGTGCGACCGTCCTTCGTTGCGCTCGACGAGGCGTTCGCCGTGCTGCGCGAGGCCGGCGTCAGCGAGCTCGTGCTCGACCTGCGCTACAACGGCGGCGGCCTGGTCGACGTCGCCGTGCACCTCGCGAGCCTCATCGGCGGCGTGGCGACGCGCGACGCGGTGTTCGCCGAGTACCGGCACAACGATCGCAACAGCTGGCGCGACGTCGCGTTGCGCTTCGGCGATCCCGAGGACGCGCTCGGGCTCTCGCGCCTGGTCGTCATCACCACGCGGGCGTCGGCCTCGGCGAGCGAGCTGGTCATCAACGCCCTCAGACCGTTCATGCCGGTCACCGTCGTCGGCGACCGCACGTTCGGCAAGCCCGTGGGCCAGTACGTCGTGCCGTTCTGCGACAAGGTGGTGGCGCCGGTGTCGTTCACGATGGTGAACGCCGCGGGCGAGGGCGACTTCTTCGACGGCCTCGCGCCGCAGTGCGTGGCGGCCGACGACGCCGACCG
- a CDS encoding AAA family ATPase: MENEPEVGVRLAELAFDAIEEGRRRRHSFHDTLWGRQATTGTGAAATKAIKPAATLYSWSDAPSLLVILDEIQRTPQLFSSLRGLIDAGRRRGQGTGRFLVLDSASIDLLKQSSESLAGRIRHLELAPLDVAEVGTERLDTLWLRGGFPDSLLADSNAASLRWRVDFIRTYLERDLPQLGPPTPAETLRRPWTMLAHGQSGLGGDAREVDGSHHAGPSRSSSTGPDARGRPPGGWPSRSGVAPIQLHTPAPADSRSSQSIGSR, from the coding sequence GTGGAGAATGAACCGGAGGTCGGCGTACGGCTTGCCGAGCTCGCGTTCGATGCGATCGAAGAGGGGAGACGACGGCGTCATTCCTTCCACGATACCCTCTGGGGCCGTCAGGCGACCACGGGGACCGGCGCAGCTGCGACGAAGGCGATCAAACCCGCAGCGACCTTGTATTCATGGAGCGATGCTCCATCATTGCTGGTCATCCTCGACGAGATCCAGCGCACACCGCAGCTCTTCAGCAGCCTGCGTGGCCTCATCGACGCCGGCCGGCGGCGCGGGCAGGGCACGGGGCGCTTCCTCGTACTGGACTCCGCGTCGATCGACCTGCTGAAGCAATCGAGCGAGTCGCTCGCCGGACGCATCCGCCACCTGGAGCTCGCTCCACTCGATGTCGCCGAGGTCGGCACCGAGCGCCTCGACACGCTTTGGCTGCGCGGCGGATTTCCAGACAGCCTGCTGGCGGACTCCAATGCCGCGAGCTTGCGCTGGCGAGTGGATTTCATCCGCACCTACCTCGAGCGCGACCTCCCGCAACTCGGGCCGCCTACTCCCGCAGAAACCCTGCGCCGCCCCTGGACGATGCTCGCCCACGGCCAGAGCGGCCTGGGCGGAGACGCGCGCGAGGTGGACGGCAGCCATCACGCGGGGCCATCCCGCTCATCGTCAACTGGCCCGGACGCACGAGGTCGGCCGCCAGGCGGCTGGCCGTCTCGTAGCGGGGTGGCGCCAATCCAGCTCCACACGCCCGCCCCGGCCGACAGCAGGAGCAGCCAGTCCATCGGCTCACGGTAG
- a CDS encoding phosphoenolpyruvate carboxylase, whose amino-acid sequence MTPSSPLFDRIERELGKPYADLRFILHCFREVLEEAGEPALAAALPWLHVDAARPRELSPAELRVSSICLHVLNEAEANGAIQFRRGRVDREGAAAINGSFAQAAMRLREAGFEAGQVAGALADTLVEPVLTAHPTEAKRATILQHHRELYLHMVQRENTMYTRVEQGFIRDEIKRSLDRIWRTGEIFTEKPDVRDERRNVMHYLTQVFPELVSLIDRQLVAAWQHAGWDPAALHEARGFPALRLGTWVGGDRDGHPLVSAGLTAETLETFRLHGLIVVRRALVRLVEHLSFAVEPDDLPPALRARARALEAALGEVGRGAVARNPGEAVRQFVNLCLHALPVHVVRGHATTLAEFPGAYRHAAELAADLRLLQEALSAHGATRAAHTDVHEALRIVETAGFHLARLDIRQNSAFHERAIDQLLEEAGSRLRYSTLDEAARVAFLERELEGLRPFTGSATTLRGEADAVVSCHRALARHIDAYGPEGLGVLIVSMTRSVSDLLGVYLLAREAGLLVRDDDGLRCRLPVVPLFETIDDLEAAPAIVDAFLAHPITRRTLAARERDGTPELMVMVGYSDSNKDGGILASQWGLYTAQAALSAVGRRHGVRVLFFHGKGASISRGAGPSHFFLRALPAGSVHGRLRVTEQGEAIAQKYANRMSAAFNLELMMAGTCVATLLEASQPAPEHPAGGIFATLARESRVAYEALVRDEGFVPFFRQASPIDVIEASKIGSRPSRRTGQAGVEDLRAIPWVFSWSQNRFNLTAWYGVGTALAALERDDPAGWTQLPDLVRRDPLFVYVFTNIDTALAATNEAIATEYAGLVDDAALRTRLLGHVLGELERTRRQVERLFGRPFAERRRNHWSSNQLREEALAPLHHTQVALLRRWRALPEGHDDRERLLLSLLQTVNGIAGALRHTG is encoded by the coding sequence ATGACGCCGTCGTCTCCCCTCTTCGATCGCATCGAACGCGAGCTCGGCAAGCCGTACGCCGACCTCCGGTTCATTCTCCACTGTTTCCGAGAGGTGCTCGAGGAGGCCGGCGAGCCTGCGCTCGCCGCGGCGCTGCCGTGGCTGCACGTCGACGCCGCCCGTCCTCGAGAGCTCTCCCCCGCCGAGCTGCGCGTCTCCTCCATTTGCCTGCACGTGCTCAACGAGGCCGAGGCGAACGGGGCGATCCAGTTCCGGCGCGGCCGGGTCGACCGCGAAGGAGCCGCCGCCATCAACGGCAGCTTCGCGCAGGCGGCGATGCGGCTCCGCGAGGCGGGGTTCGAGGCCGGCCAGGTCGCCGGCGCGCTTGCCGACACCCTGGTCGAGCCCGTGCTGACCGCCCATCCCACTGAAGCCAAGCGCGCCACGATTCTCCAGCACCATCGCGAGCTGTACCTCCACATGGTGCAGCGCGAGAACACGATGTACACGCGCGTCGAGCAGGGGTTCATCCGCGACGAGATCAAGCGGTCGCTGGATCGCATCTGGCGCACGGGGGAGATCTTCACCGAGAAGCCCGACGTCCGCGACGAGCGCCGCAACGTCATGCACTACCTCACGCAGGTCTTCCCCGAGCTCGTCTCGCTCATCGATCGCCAGCTCGTGGCCGCGTGGCAGCACGCGGGATGGGACCCCGCGGCGCTCCACGAGGCCCGCGGGTTCCCGGCGTTGCGGCTGGGCACCTGGGTGGGCGGCGACCGAGACGGCCACCCGCTCGTGTCGGCCGGCCTCACGGCCGAGACCCTCGAGACGTTCCGTCTCCATGGGCTCATCGTGGTGCGGCGCGCGCTCGTCCGTCTCGTCGAGCACCTCAGCTTCGCGGTCGAGCCCGACGACCTGCCGCCGGCCCTGCGGGCCCGCGCGCGCGCCCTCGAGGCCGCCCTGGGCGAGGTCGGCCGCGGGGCGGTGGCGCGCAACCCCGGCGAGGCCGTTCGCCAGTTCGTGAATCTGTGCCTCCACGCGCTTCCGGTGCACGTCGTCCGCGGCCACGCGACCACGCTCGCCGAGTTCCCCGGCGCGTACCGGCACGCGGCGGAGCTCGCGGCGGATCTTCGCCTGCTGCAGGAGGCCCTCTCCGCGCACGGCGCGACGCGGGCCGCGCACACCGACGTGCACGAGGCGCTCCGCATCGTCGAAACCGCGGGCTTCCACCTCGCGCGCCTCGACATCCGCCAGAACAGCGCCTTCCACGAGCGGGCCATCGATCAGCTGCTCGAGGAGGCCGGCAGCCGCCTGCGGTACTCGACGCTGGACGAGGCCGCGCGGGTGGCCTTCCTCGAGCGCGAGCTCGAGGGGCTGCGTCCCTTCACGGGATCGGCGACGACGCTTCGCGGCGAAGCCGATGCCGTCGTGTCGTGCCACCGCGCGCTCGCCCGGCACATCGACGCGTACGGCCCAGAGGGTCTGGGCGTGCTCATCGTCAGCATGACGCGGTCGGTGAGCGACCTGCTGGGCGTGTACCTGCTGGCCCGGGAGGCGGGGCTGCTCGTGCGCGACGACGACGGCCTGCGGTGCCGGCTGCCGGTGGTGCCGCTCTTCGAGACCATCGACGACCTCGAGGCGGCGCCGGCCATCGTCGACGCCTTTCTCGCCCATCCCATCACCCGACGGACGCTGGCCGCACGCGAGCGCGACGGCACGCCGGAGCTGATGGTGATGGTGGGCTACAGCGACAGCAACAAGGACGGCGGCATCCTCGCGAGCCAGTGGGGCCTCTACACCGCGCAGGCGGCGCTCTCGGCGGTCGGCCGCCGGCACGGCGTGCGCGTGCTGTTCTTCCACGGCAAGGGCGCCTCCATCAGCCGCGGCGCGGGCCCGTCGCATTTCTTCCTGCGGGCGCTGCCGGCCGGCAGCGTGCACGGACGGCTGCGGGTGACCGAACAGGGCGAGGCCATTGCCCAGAAGTACGCCAATCGCATGAGCGCGGCATTCAACCTCGAGCTGATGATGGCGGGCACGTGCGTCGCGACCCTGCTCGAGGCCTCGCAGCCGGCGCCCGAGCACCCGGCCGGCGGAATCTTCGCCACCCTCGCGCGCGAGAGCCGTGTCGCCTACGAAGCGCTCGTGCGCGACGAGGGCTTCGTGCCCTTCTTCAGGCAGGCGAGCCCCATCGACGTCATCGAGGCGAGCAAGATCGGATCGCGCCCCAGCCGGCGCACGGGCCAGGCGGGCGTCGAGGATCTGCGGGCGATTCCCTGGGTCTTCAGCTGGAGTCAGAATCGTTTCAACCTCACCGCGTGGTATGGCGTCGGCACGGCGCTCGCGGCGCTCGAGCGAGACGACCCCGCCGGCTGGACGCAGCTGCCCGACCTCGTGCGGCGCGACCCGTTGTTCGTATACGTCTTCACCAACATCGACACGGCGCTCGCGGCGACCAACGAGGCCATCGCCACGGAGTACGCCGGGCTCGTCGACGACGCCGCGCTGCGGACGCGCCTGCTCGGACACGTGCTCGGCGAGCTCGAGCGAACGCGGAGACAGGTGGAGCGGCTCTTCGGGCGGCCGTTCGCGGAGCGGCGGCGCAACCACTGGTCGTCAAACCAGCTGCGCGAGGAGGCACTCGCACCGCTGCACCACACACAGGTGGCCCTGCTGCGGCGCTGGCGCGCCCTGCCCGAGGGACACGACGACCGCGAGCGGCTGCTGCTCTCGCTGCTGCAGACGGTCAACGGCATCGCGGGCGCGCTCAGACACACGGGGTAG
- a CDS encoding gamma-glutamyltransferase, whose product MTRPRHAIALGATLGLVFLHPDAALLAQQTAPRPDVLTGDARDAIYLPGPKAEAIGDRVMVSTQLAVVTEAALEVLREGGNAVDAAITATFMQHVHDYHQVSIFGAISGLYYEAATGTYHAFNGMSERPRADRGERGDASIVAIGGTVRTLEALAKRFGTRPWASYLEPAIRSADDGPLVTSFMYGNTFATMEGDLAQNREARAFFMPDGHLVPVGHRWKMPALAATLRRVATEGADYMYTGEWGQKFVKEATKRGGRVTLDDMAEYETRWSEPVRFTYRGHEIVTEPAPNKGGLIVAYNLNVLEHFDLKSLGHYSDSPEALEVMARVFGRVEDEMRFAFEDPLSFRNPVDLWLSKEYGRWSAEFVRQTMRLPGVNLAPPAPTTADASAAPSAGPATAPSVGSNHNVIVDAQGNWISFLHTMHGGTPGVFIDGVQAVGSRVRSRTAGPGRRILAEVTGTFVARDGRPWLSLGTPGFPPQPVTEVLVNLLDHGMTPGEAAAAPRFWAFLNNDREVRIESRISQAVRDGMAAAGIKVKELVEYDWHVGSMQIVWRDRETGRLHGVTDPRRLGHAAGF is encoded by the coding sequence ATGACCCGACCACGGCACGCCATCGCGCTCGGCGCCACGCTGGGCCTCGTGTTCCTGCATCCCGACGCCGCCCTGCTCGCCCAGCAGACCGCGCCTCGACCGGACGTGCTCACCGGCGACGCGCGCGACGCCATCTACCTGCCGGGCCCGAAGGCCGAGGCCATCGGCGATCGGGTCATGGTCAGCACCCAGCTCGCGGTCGTCACCGAGGCCGCGCTCGAGGTGCTGCGCGAGGGCGGCAACGCCGTCGACGCGGCCATCACGGCCACCTTCATGCAGCACGTCCACGACTACCACCAGGTGTCGATCTTCGGCGCAATCTCCGGCCTGTACTACGAGGCCGCGACCGGCACGTACCACGCCTTCAACGGCATGTCGGAGCGGCCCCGGGCCGACCGCGGCGAACGCGGCGATGCCTCGATCGTCGCCATCGGCGGCACCGTGCGCACGCTCGAGGCGCTCGCGAAACGCTTCGGCACCAGGCCATGGGCGAGCTACCTCGAGCCCGCCATCCGGTCGGCCGACGACGGTCCGCTCGTCACGTCCTTCATGTACGGCAACACGTTCGCGACCATGGAGGGCGACCTCGCGCAGAACCGCGAGGCCCGCGCGTTCTTCATGCCCGACGGCCACCTCGTGCCGGTGGGCCACCGCTGGAAGATGCCGGCGCTCGCGGCGACGCTGCGGCGTGTCGCGACCGAGGGTGCCGACTACATGTACACCGGCGAGTGGGGGCAGAAGTTCGTGAAGGAGGCGACGAAGCGGGGCGGACGCGTCACGCTCGACGACATGGCCGAGTACGAGACGCGCTGGAGCGAGCCGGTACGCTTCACCTACCGCGGCCACGAGATCGTGACTGAACCGGCCCCCAACAAGGGCGGGCTGATTGTGGCCTACAACCTGAACGTGCTCGAGCACTTCGACCTGAAGTCGCTCGGCCACTACAGCGACTCGCCCGAGGCGCTCGAGGTGATGGCGCGCGTGTTCGGCCGCGTAGAAGACGAGATGCGCTTCGCCTTCGAGGACCCGCTCTCGTTCCGCAATCCCGTCGATCTCTGGCTGTCGAAGGAGTACGGCCGGTGGAGCGCCGAGTTCGTCCGCCAGACGATGCGGCTGCCCGGCGTCAACCTCGCGCCACCGGCGCCGACGACGGCCGACGCGTCGGCCGCGCCGTCAGCCGGACCGGCGACGGCCCCCTCGGTGGGCAGCAACCACAACGTCATCGTGGACGCACAGGGCAACTGGATCTCGTTCCTGCACACGATGCACGGCGGCACGCCGGGCGTCTTCATCGACGGCGTGCAGGCGGTGGGCAGTCGCGTGCGGTCGCGCACGGCGGGCCCGGGCCGGCGCATCCTCGCCGAGGTCACCGGCACGTTCGTCGCGCGGGACGGGCGGCCGTGGCTCTCGCTCGGGACGCCCGGGTTCCCGCCGCAGCCGGTGACCGAGGTGCTCGTGAACCTGCTCGATCACGGCATGACGCCAGGGGAGGCCGCGGCCGCGCCGCGCTTCTGGGCGTTCCTCAACAACGACCGCGAGGTGCGCATCGAGTCGCGGATCTCGCAGGCCGTACGCGACGGTATGGCCGCCGCCGGCATCAAGGTGAAGGAGCTCGTCGAGTACGACTGGCACGTCGGCTCGATGCAGATCGTCTGGCGCGACCGCGAGACCGGTCGGCTGCACGGGGTGACCGACCCGAGGCGCCTCGGCCACGCCGCGGGCTTCTGA
- a CDS encoding histone, whose protein sequence is MSDGKDVGSGISEAADSAVEAAKEFGEAVREMAAEAAGTVVESAQHLGEAVKEKAAEVATGATAAFESASRKVGGAVRTARKTAARTAKKAEREVRSVAKRATKQAARARRTATATVGAARKQVSAAEKAVVRRAKAAVKGARKAARTITRATTAKQAAATKAAGKKVVAAKTALRKAVRKAAAKAPAKKAARPAPSKKSVARKAAKPKTAAKKPLPKKSVAKRAAKKAARRGRARR, encoded by the coding sequence ATGAGCGATGGCAAGGATGTCGGATCCGGGATCTCCGAAGCCGCGGACAGCGCGGTCGAAGCCGCGAAAGAGTTCGGCGAGGCGGTGCGGGAGATGGCCGCCGAGGCTGCCGGGACGGTCGTCGAGTCGGCGCAGCACCTCGGCGAAGCGGTGAAGGAGAAGGCCGCCGAGGTGGCGACAGGGGCCACGGCGGCGTTCGAGTCGGCGAGCAGGAAGGTGGGCGGTGCCGTGCGGACGGCCAGGAAGACAGCGGCCCGGACGGCGAAGAAGGCCGAGCGCGAGGTCAGAAGCGTCGCGAAGCGCGCGACGAAGCAGGCGGCCCGCGCCAGGAGGACCGCGACGGCCACGGTGGGCGCGGCGCGGAAGCAGGTGAGCGCGGCCGAGAAGGCCGTGGTGCGCCGGGCCAAAGCGGCGGTGAAGGGCGCCCGCAAGGCGGCCCGCACGATCACCCGAGCGACGACGGCCAAGCAGGCGGCGGCGACGAAGGCTGCCGGCAAGAAGGTCGTGGCCGCGAAGACGGCGCTCAGGAAGGCTGTCCGCAAGGCCGCGGCGAAGGCGCCCGCGAAGAAGGCCGCGCGTCCGGCGCCGTCGAAGAAGTCCGTGGCCCGCAAGGCCGCCAAGCCGAAGACTGCGGCGAAGAAGCCGCTGCCGAAGAAGTCGGTCGCCAAGAGAGCCGCGAAGAAGGCCGCCAGGCGCGGTCGCGCCCGCCGCTGA